The Anaerotignum faecicola genome contains a region encoding:
- a CDS encoding metal ABC transporter ATP-binding protein encodes MKNHNSCGLCSVKLDGITVVSGRDTLIENINMTFHCGELTALIGKNGAGKTTLIRAILGERQYTGEITFIRHDEGKIKRPLIGYVPQHLDFDKSTPVSVADFMLAGKSKRPLWLGHNAALKKRALSSLESLDCGHLLNKSLGNLSGGELQKVMLLAATDPMPDLLILDEPVSGVDAIGLEKFYKTVTHLRDTYHMAILLVSHDLSLIKKYADKVVLIDKTVLCQGEIDEVFTSRQFKDSFGYIEEGL; translated from the coding sequence TTGAAAAACCATAATTCATGCGGCCTTTGCAGCGTAAAGCTTGACGGCATTACCGTCGTAAGCGGCCGCGATACGTTAATAGAAAATATAAATATGACTTTCCACTGCGGCGAGCTTACGGCGCTGATAGGAAAAAACGGCGCGGGCAAAACAACTCTTATCCGCGCAATCCTCGGCGAAAGGCAGTATACGGGCGAAATCACATTCATACGCCACGACGAGGGGAAAATAAAACGCCCTTTAATAGGATATGTCCCCCAGCACCTGGATTTTGACAAAAGCACTCCCGTAAGCGTCGCCGATTTTATGCTTGCCGGAAAATCGAAAAGGCCTCTTTGGCTCGGCCATAACGCAGCGCTGAAAAAACGCGCGCTTTCCTCCCTTGAAAGCCTTGACTGCGGCCACCTTTTGAATAAAAGCCTCGGCAACCTTTCAGGCGGCGAGCTGCAGAAAGTCATGCTGCTTGCGGCGACGGATCCTATGCCCGATCTCCTTATACTTGACGAGCCCGTATCAGGCGTAGACGCAATAGGCCTTGAAAAGTTCTATAAAACCGTAACTCATCTCAGGGATACATACCACATGGCGATACTTCTTGTTTCCCATGATTTATCACTGATAAAAAAATATGCCGACAAAGTTGTGCTTATAGACAAAACGGTGCTATGCCAGGGAGAAATTGACGAAGTATTTACTTCACGGCAGTTTAAAGACTCATTCGGATATATTGAGGAGGGTTTATAA
- a CDS encoding zinc ABC transporter substrate-binding protein, which translates to MKKSLKYLLALLPAAALCACSSSSESKSAPIITSFYPIYNFTLAVTEGTPLGAANLAKTQAGCLHDYQLTSGNMRSISGAETFIINGAGMEDGFINKAIGQNPRITLIDSAENVALSETSSHNHGGEGHDEEHGGEYNSHVWTSVENAKKQTETIASELSAKYPQYSEIFIENADSYCKTLSQIDVPDFSGLDINVVSFHEAFAYLLNDVGINVTETVEIDENTVPSAKRLAHIADSAENENISAVICADDGGLAFVETVSRELGVPCIVLDPVTSGPDDKNGYIDAQIKNFETLKEAFLIEKP; encoded by the coding sequence ATGAAAAAATCATTAAAATATTTGCTTGCCCTTCTGCCGGCGGCGGCACTTTGCGCATGTTCCTCCTCTTCCGAAAGTAAAAGCGCTCCTATAATAACATCATTTTATCCGATATACAACTTCACCCTTGCAGTAACGGAGGGAACTCCTCTCGGCGCCGCCAATCTGGCTAAAACACAGGCCGGATGCCTTCACGATTACCAGCTCACTTCCGGCAACATGCGCTCAATAAGCGGCGCGGAAACTTTTATTATAAACGGAGCCGGAATGGAGGACGGATTTATAAACAAGGCGATTGGGCAAAACCCCCGGATCACTCTTATAGATTCCGCCGAAAATGTTGCGCTTTCCGAAACTTCAAGCCATAATCACGGCGGGGAGGGCCATGACGAAGAACACGGCGGCGAATATAATTCGCACGTTTGGACCTCCGTCGAAAACGCCAAAAAACAAACCGAAACCATCGCTTCGGAATTAAGCGCAAAGTATCCTCAGTATTCCGAAATATTTATTGAAAATGCAGACTCTTACTGCAAAACGCTGTCGCAAATAGACGTTCCCGATTTTTCGGGTCTTGATATTAACGTAGTTTCATTTCATGAGGCCTTCGCCTACCTTTTAAACGACGTGGGAATAAACGTAACGGAAACGGTTGAAATTGATGAAAACACCGTTCCGTCGGCGAAACGTCTTGCCCACATTGCAGACAGCGCGGAAAACGAGAATATCTCGGCAGTAATATGCGCCGACGACGGAGGCCTTGCATTTGTCGAAACCGTTTCAAGGGAACTCGGCGTGCCGTGCATAGTCCTCGACCCGGTTACAAGCGGTCCAGACGACAAAAACGGATATATAGACGCGCAAATTAAAAATTTTGAAACCCTCAAGGAGGCGTTTTTAATTGAAAAACCATAA
- a CDS encoding gamma carbonic anhydrase family protein, with protein sequence MADRYNIYGFKGKFPVIPESCTIYENVTICGDVHLGENCVILPGSVLRAEHNPIFIGDCTNIQDLCSIHVELGEKGAVEIGSGVTVGHGAVIHGCRIGNRCIIGMGAVIQDEAVIEDECLIGAGSVVTPASVIPKGHLAVGVPAKVKRPLNERELAEIDISVKEYREYAAEYRKNNIK encoded by the coding sequence TTGGCGGATAGGTACAATATCTACGGCTTTAAGGGGAAATTTCCGGTTATACCGGAAAGCTGTACAATATATGAAAACGTTACCATATGCGGAGATGTGCATTTAGGCGAAAACTGCGTTATACTTCCCGGCAGTGTGCTCAGGGCGGAACACAACCCGATTTTTATCGGCGACTGCACAAATATACAGGATTTATGTTCTATACACGTTGAGCTTGGGGAAAAAGGCGCGGTTGAGATTGGAAGCGGCGTAACGGTCGGGCACGGCGCCGTTATACACGGATGCAGGATTGGAAACAGGTGCATAATAGGAATGGGGGCCGTAATACAGGACGAAGCCGTTATAGAGGACGAATGCCTTATCGGGGCGGGAAGCGTCGTTACCCCGGCAAGCGTTATACCGAAGGGTCATTTGGCCGTAGGCGTTCCGGCTAAGGTTAAGAGGCCTTTAAATGAACGGGAGCTTGCCGAGATTGACATTTCTGTTAAGGAATACCGGGAATATGCCGCCGAATACAGGAAAAACAATATAAAATAA
- a CDS encoding TIGR03905 family TSCPD domain-containing protein: protein MSRSFQTKGICAKTINFNVENGKVKDVEFVGGCPGNHAGIESLVEGMEVDDVIKRLRGITCGHRESSCPDQLAVALEEYKAENK, encoded by the coding sequence ATGTCGCGTTCATTTCAGACAAAAGGTATATGCGCTAAAACAATAAATTTCAATGTTGAAAACGGAAAGGTGAAGGACGTTGAATTTGTAGGCGGATGTCCGGGGAACCATGCGGGCATTGAAAGCCTTGTTGAAGGCATGGAAGTCGACGACGTAATTAAAAGACTGCGCGGTATAACATGCGGACACAGGGAGTCTTCATGTCCGGATCAGCTTGCCGTGGCGCTTGAGGAATATAAAGCCGAAAACAAGTGA
- the rpmG gene encoding 50S ribosomal protein L33, with the protein MEVEVMRTKITLACTECKQRNYNTTKEKKNHPDRMEFKKYCKFCKTHTLHKETK; encoded by the coding sequence ATGGAGGTGGAAGTGATGAGAACCAAAATTACTTTAGCCTGCACAGAGTGCAAGCAAAGGAACTACAACACAACTAAGGAAAAGAAAAATCACCCTGACAGAATGGAGTTCAAAAAGTACTGCAAGTTCTGTAAAACACACACATTACACAAAGAAACAAAATAA
- the secE gene encoding preprotein translocase subunit SecE produces the protein MEQNTTNSPKKDSKNAKAKPGLGVVIADHKAEFKKIIWPKRNEVIKKTATVIVTSVIIGLVIFCMDTVYTGGLDAAMSILGLI, from the coding sequence ATGGAACAAAACACTACGAACAGCCCAAAAAAAGATTCTAAAAACGCTAAAGCAAAGCCGGGCCTCGGCGTTGTTATAGCCGACCACAAGGCCGAGTTTAAGAAAATAATCTGGCCTAAAAGGAACGAAGTTATAAAGAAAACTGCAACCGTTATTGTAACATCAGTTATTATTGGCCTTGTTATTTTCTGCATGGATACGGTTTATACAGGCGGGCTTGACGCGGCTATGAGTATTTTAGGATTAATCTGA
- the nusG gene encoding transcription termination/antitermination protein NusG has translation MSEEFMNTENAEAPKVDDSEARWYVVHTYSGYENKVKANIEKIIENRGMQDQIHEVSVPVQDVIEIKNGQKKTVQRKVFPGYVLLKMVMNDETWYVVRNTRGVTSFVGPGSKPVPLTDEEARAMGIEEYIQQTFDFDEGDTIRVSSGPFTDSIGIIKEINPSKRSVVVMLSIFGRETPVELDYTQLEKM, from the coding sequence ATGTCTGAAGAATTTATGAATACTGAAAACGCTGAAGCGCCGAAGGTTGACGACAGCGAGGCTAGATGGTATGTTGTTCACACATATTCGGGATACGAGAACAAAGTTAAGGCCAATATTGAAAAGATAATCGAAAACAGGGGCATGCAGGATCAGATCCATGAGGTAAGCGTGCCTGTGCAGGACGTTATCGAAATAAAAAACGGCCAGAAAAAAACGGTTCAGCGCAAAGTGTTCCCCGGATATGTCCTTCTTAAAATGGTTATGAATGATGAAACATGGTACGTTGTAAGAAACACAAGGGGCGTTACGAGTTTCGTCGGCCCGGGTAGCAAGCCCGTTCCGTTAACGGACGAGGAGGCAAGGGCCATGGGCATCGAAGAATATATCCAGCAGACATTCGACTTTGACGAAGGCGATACCATCAGGGTTTCCAGCGGGCCGTTTACCGATTCTATCGGCATAATCAAAGAGATTAACCCTTCAAAAAGGAGCGTTGTCGTTATGCTTTCTATTTTCGGAAGGGAAACGCCTGTTGAGCTCGACTATACTCAGCTTGAAAAAATGTAA
- the rplK gene encoding 50S ribosomal protein L11 — translation MAKKVTGYIKLQINAGKATPAPPVGPALGQHGLNIMGFCKEFNEKTAQQAGLVIPVVITVYADRSYSFVTKTPPAAVLLKKACKIESGSGVPNKTKVAKISKDEVMKIAELKMPDLNAATLDSAYSMICGTARSMGITVEE, via the coding sequence ATGGCAAAAAAAGTTACAGGTTACATTAAATTACAAATCAACGCAGGCAAGGCTACGCCAGCTCCGCCTGTTGGCCCCGCTCTCGGTCAGCACGGGTTAAACATCATGGGCTTCTGTAAAGAGTTCAATGAAAAAACAGCACAGCAGGCAGGCCTTGTTATCCCTGTTGTTATAACGGTTTATGCAGACAGGAGCTATTCGTTCGTTACTAAAACTCCGCCGGCGGCAGTATTACTTAAAAAAGCCTGCAAGATTGAAAGCGGTTCGGGCGTGCCTAACAAAACGAAGGTTGCCAAAATCTCTAAGGACGAAGTAATGAAAATTGCAGAGCTTAAAATGCCTGACTTAAACGCTGCAACCCTTGATTCCGCTTACAGCATGATTTGCGGCACTGCAAGGAGCATGGGTATTACAGTAGAAGAATAA
- the rplA gene encoding 50S ribosomal protein L1 — MKRGKKYLEKVKLVDSTVSYDSADAIDLVQKTSVAKFDETVEAHIRLGVDSRHADQQVRGAVVLPHGTGKTVRVLVFAKGDKAEEALAAGADFVGAEDLIPKIQNENWFGFDVVVATPDMMGVVGRLGRVLGPKGLMPNPKAGTVTMDVTKAVNDIKAGKIEYRLDKTNIIHVPIGKVSFGSDKLSENFQTLMSAIIKAKPQAAKGQYLKSVVIATTMGPGIKINTAKITE, encoded by the coding sequence GTGAAAAGAGGAAAGAAATATTTAGAAAAAGTTAAACTTGTAGACTCTACAGTATCATATGATTCGGCGGACGCTATTGATCTTGTTCAGAAAACGTCCGTTGCGAAATTTGATGAAACTGTTGAAGCGCATATCCGTTTGGGCGTTGACAGCAGGCATGCTGATCAGCAGGTTCGCGGCGCCGTTGTACTTCCGCACGGCACAGGAAAAACAGTTCGTGTTTTAGTTTTCGCTAAAGGCGACAAGGCAGAAGAAGCCCTTGCAGCCGGAGCAGACTTTGTAGGAGCAGAGGATTTAATACCTAAAATCCAGAATGAAAACTGGTTTGGATTTGACGTTGTTGTGGCAACGCCGGATATGATGGGCGTTGTAGGCCGTCTTGGCCGCGTTCTCGGCCCTAAAGGCCTTATGCCTAACCCAAAGGCCGGAACAGTAACTATGGACGTTACTAAAGCCGTAAACGACATTAAAGCCGGTAAGATTGAATACCGTCTTGACAAGACAAACATCATCCATGTTCCAATCGGCAAAGTATCTTTTGGTTCAGATAAATTATCGGAAAACTTCCAGACTCTTATGAGTGCAATTATAAAAGCAAAACCTCAGGCGGCTAAAGGCCAGTACCTTAAAAGCGTTGTTATTGCAACGACTATGGGCCCGGGGATCAAAATCAACACAGCTAAAATTACTGAGTAA
- the rplJ gene encoding 50S ribosomal protein L10, translating to MPKIEQKQVVVNEIKDKLSKAASVVVVDARGLTVDEDTKLRKKLREANVDYKVYKNTMVTLAVKGTEFEGLAQYLEGPSAFAFSYEDATAAAGILNTAAKDYKNLEFKAGVIEGVVYDAEGMKAVAGIPSRDVLLSKLLGSFKSPMSTFARVIKQIAEKGEAAE from the coding sequence ATGCCAAAAATCGAACAAAAACAAGTTGTTGTTAATGAGATTAAAGATAAGCTTTCTAAAGCTGCATCCGTTGTCGTTGTAGACGCAAGGGGTTTAACAGTTGACGAGGATACAAAACTTAGAAAGAAATTAAGGGAAGCTAATGTTGATTATAAAGTTTACAAAAACACAATGGTTACATTAGCTGTTAAAGGCACAGAATTTGAAGGCCTTGCTCAGTATCTTGAAGGACCGAGCGCTTTTGCATTCAGCTATGAAGATGCTACGGCAGCAGCCGGTATATTAAATACGGCGGCTAAAGATTACAAAAACCTTGAATTCAAAGCCGGCGTAATCGAAGGCGTTGTATATGACGCGGAAGGCATGAAAGCGGTTGCAGGTATCCCTTCAAGAGACGTGCTTCTTTCAAAACTTCTTGGAAGCTTCAAATCGCCTATGTCGACATTTGCACGCGTTATCAAACAGATTGCCGAAAAAGGCGAAGCGGCAGAATAA
- the rplL gene encoding 50S ribosomal protein L7/L12: MAKLSIEEIIAAVKELTVIELNDLVKAAEEEFGVSAAAGVAVVAAGGAAEAAEEKTEFDVELTAAGSEKIKVIKVVREITGLGLKEAKEAVDGAPKVIKEGASKEDAEAIKAKLEEVGASVTLK; this comes from the coding sequence ATGGCAAAATTATCAATCGAAGAAATCATTGCAGCTGTAAAAGAACTTACAGTTATCGAACTTAACGATTTAGTAAAAGCAGCAGAGGAAGAATTCGGCGTTTCTGCAGCGGCAGGCGTTGCAGTTGTAGCGGCAGGCGGCGCAGCTGAAGCCGCTGAAGAAAAAACAGAATTTGACGTTGAATTAACAGCGGCTGGTTCTGAAAAAATCAAAGTTATCAAAGTTGTTAGGGAAATTACAGGCCTCGGCTTAAAAGAAGCTAAAGAAGCTGTAGACGGCGCTCCTAAAGTAATCAAAGAAGGCGCTTCTAAAGAAGATGCTGAAGCTATCAAAGCTAAACTTGAAGAAGTTGGCGCATCTGTAACATTAAAATAA
- the deoC gene encoding deoxyribose-phosphate aldolase: protein MEKINGYIDHTNLKADAVEKDILKLCREALEYGFASVCINPCWVKTAYKELCGSGVKVCSVIGFPLGANDTAVKVFEAKTAVESGAEEIDMVINIGRLKEGNAQYVENEIAEVKKAIGGAVLKVIIECCVLTDDEKRAACSAAVNAGADFVKTSTGFGAGGAVFEDIKIMREAVGERAKIKAAGGIRDFKTAELMIKAGADRIGASAGIDIVKGSMN from the coding sequence TTGGAGAAAATAAACGGTTATATTGACCATACAAATTTAAAAGCCGACGCCGTGGAAAAAGACATATTAAAGCTGTGCCGCGAAGCTTTGGAATACGGTTTTGCAAGCGTATGCATTAATCCGTGCTGGGTCAAAACAGCATATAAGGAACTTTGCGGAAGCGGTGTTAAGGTATGCTCCGTTATAGGATTCCCACTCGGCGCCAATGATACGGCCGTAAAAGTTTTTGAAGCGAAAACTGCCGTTGAAAGCGGAGCAGAAGAGATTGACATGGTTATAAACATTGGACGGCTTAAAGAGGGGAACGCCCAATATGTGGAAAATGAAATTGCGGAAGTTAAAAAGGCAATAGGCGGCGCTGTTCTTAAAGTTATAATTGAATGTTGCGTGCTGACTGACGACGAAAAACGCGCGGCTTGTTCAGCGGCCGTAAATGCCGGCGCGGATTTTGTAAAGACTTCAACCGGATTCGGCGCGGGAGGGGCTGTTTTTGAAGATATTAAAATTATGAGAGAAGCTGTCGGCGAAAGGGCAAAGATAAAAGCCGCCGGAGGAATAAGGGACTTCAAAACGGCTGAGCTTATGATTAAAGCCGGGGCGGACAGGATAGGCGCCAGCGCCGGTATTGATATTGTCAAAGGGAGTATGAATTGA
- a CDS encoding aldo/keto reductase, which yields MEYRKLGRTGIEISAVGFGTMRLPTLDGVFSSIDIEKAKAVVRHAIDNGVNYVDTAYPYHLNGNSEKAVKEILADGYRQKVYVGDKLSMWVCDTYEECEEFFNGQLERTGAGYFDIYFLHSLDKNFWEKAKRLNVLKLFDKLIAEGKIKHIGFSFHDKYEVFEEIIDAYPWEFCLLQLNYMDMDYQAGEKGMKLAAEKGLGVFVMEPLKGGQLAKEPPKSVRRIWDESKFDMSPAARGISYLLDKPEITCVLSGMNEISQVDDNINTANKYTAGHKDEKELMLYARAREEFSKLIKIPCTRCQYCNPCPVGVDIPANIDYYNMGYMYDTVEHAKNFYNRPFFDNKRSTNCIQCGECLDKCPQHLQIPDLMKMIADEWAL from the coding sequence ATGGAGTACAGGAAACTCGGACGAACGGGAATCGAAATTTCGGCTGTAGGTTTCGGCACAATGCGCCTTCCGACGCTGGACGGCGTTTTCAGCAGCATTGACATTGAAAAGGCAAAAGCGGTTGTGCGCCATGCCATTGACAACGGCGTTAATTATGTGGATACCGCATACCCTTACCATTTAAACGGGAACTCGGAAAAGGCGGTGAAGGAAATACTTGCCGACGGCTACAGGCAGAAAGTATATGTCGGGGACAAGCTTTCCATGTGGGTATGCGATACATATGAGGAATGTGAGGAATTTTTCAATGGCCAGCTTGAAAGGACAGGCGCGGGGTACTTTGATATTTATTTCCTTCATTCTTTAGACAAAAACTTTTGGGAAAAAGCAAAAAGGCTTAATGTGCTGAAACTTTTTGATAAACTGATTGCCGAAGGAAAAATCAAGCATATCGGTTTTTCGTTTCACGACAAATATGAAGTGTTTGAGGAAATAATCGACGCGTATCCGTGGGAATTCTGCCTGCTTCAGCTAAACTACATGGACATGGATTATCAGGCGGGTGAAAAAGGTATGAAACTCGCAGCGGAAAAAGGCTTGGGCGTATTTGTAATGGAGCCGCTTAAAGGCGGTCAGCTTGCAAAAGAACCGCCGAAAAGCGTGAGGCGGATTTGGGACGAAAGCAAATTTGACATGTCGCCGGCAGCACGCGGTATTTCGTATCTTTTGGACAAACCTGAAATAACATGCGTACTGAGCGGCATGAACGAGATAAGCCAGGTAGACGACAACATAAATACGGCGAATAAATACACCGCGGGACATAAGGACGAAAAGGAACTTATGCTGTATGCGCGTGCCAGGGAAGAATTTTCAAAACTTATTAAAATACCATGCACAAGGTGCCAGTACTGCAATCCGTGTCCTGTAGGCGTCGATATACCTGCAAATATCGATTATTATAATATGGGATACATGTACGACACTGTGGAACATGCAAAAAATTTCTACAACAGGCCGTTTTTTGACAACAAACGTTCAACAAACTGTATTCAGTGCGGGGAATGCCTTGATAAATGTCCACAGCATTTGCAGATACCGGATCTGATGAAAATGATTGCCGACGAATGGGCGTTATAA
- the rpsJ gene encoding 30S ribosomal protein S10, with protein MANQKIRISLKAYDHKLIDQSAAQLIETAKKTGAQISGPIPLPTKKEVVTIIRAVHKYKDSREQFEMRTHKRLIDILMPTPKTVDAITRLDLPAGVDITLKIMQ; from the coding sequence ATGGCAAACCAGAAAATCAGAATCAGTCTTAAAGCGTACGATCACAAATTAATCGATCAAAGCGCAGCGCAGCTTATTGAAACTGCAAAGAAAACAGGAGCTCAGATCAGTGGGCCTATCCCACTTCCAACAAAAAAGGAAGTTGTTACAATCATCAGGGCCGTACACAAATACAAGGACTCCAGGGAACAGTTTGAAATGAGGACTCATAAAAGGCTGATTGACATCTTAATGCCTACGCCAAAGACAGTTGACGCTATCACAAGGCTTGACCTGCCGGCAGGCGTTGACATCACATTAAAAATTATGCAGTAA
- the rplC gene encoding 50S ribosomal protein L3, with amino-acid sequence MKKAIIAKKVGMTQVFSETGNLVPVTVLEAGPCVVVQKKTVENDGYSAVQLGFMDKKEKLTVKPEKGHFDKAGIAPKKVLKEFRLEDAQSYEVGSEIKADVFAAGDKIDVSGTSKGKGYQGAIKRHGQHRGPMAHGSKYHRGLGSLSSGTTPGKVKKGKKMPGHMGNVTVTIQNLEVVSVDAEKNLILVKGAVPGPKNSVLAIKDSVKA; translated from the coding sequence ATGAAAAAAGCTATTATAGCTAAGAAAGTCGGCATGACACAGGTTTTCAGCGAAACAGGCAATCTCGTTCCTGTTACGGTTCTTGAGGCCGGTCCATGCGTTGTAGTTCAGAAAAAAACAGTTGAAAACGACGGTTACTCAGCAGTTCAGCTTGGCTTTATGGACAAAAAGGAGAAACTTACGGTTAAACCTGAAAAAGGCCATTTTGACAAAGCTGGTATCGCTCCTAAAAAAGTTTTAAAGGAATTCAGGCTTGAAGATGCACAAAGCTACGAAGTAGGTTCTGAAATCAAAGCCGACGTTTTCGCGGCAGGCGATAAAATCGATGTTTCGGGAACGTCAAAAGGTAAAGGCTATCAGGGTGCTATCAAGAGGCACGGACAGCACAGGGGTCCTATGGCTCACGGCTCCAAATACCACAGAGGCCTCGGTTCTTTATCATCAGGCACAACGCCGGGTAAGGTTAAAAAAGGCAAAAAAATGCCGGGCCACATGGGAAATGTTACCGTAACTATCCAGAACCTTGAGGTTGTAAGCGTAGATGCGGAGAAGAACCTTATATTGGTTAAAGGCGCGGTTCCGGGACCTAAAAATTCGGTATTGGCTATAAAGGACAGCGTAAAGGCTTGA
- the rplD gene encoding 50S ribosomal protein L4 has product MANVKVYNTSGAEVGTIDLNDDIFGIEASEHAMHMAVVQYLANQRQGTQSAKTRAEVRGGGRKPWRQKGTGRARQGSTRSPQWTGGGVVFAPKPRDYSFKLNKKVKRLALKSALSTKVQEEKIIVLEDLALAEVKTKEMAKILENIKAGKALIVMDGNNKNVMLSARNIPDVKTAGVNTINVYDLLKYNTLVLTKDAVAKIEEVYA; this is encoded by the coding sequence ATGGCAAATGTTAAAGTATATAACACAAGCGGAGCTGAGGTTGGAACAATCGACCTTAACGACGATATATTCGGCATAGAGGCAAGCGAACACGCAATGCATATGGCAGTTGTTCAGTATCTTGCAAACCAGAGGCAGGGCACTCAGAGCGCAAAAACACGCGCTGAAGTAAGAGGCGGCGGAAGGAAACCATGGAGGCAGAAGGGAACAGGCCGCGCAAGGCAGGGTTCGACACGTTCACCGCAGTGGACAGGCGGCGGCGTTGTATTCGCTCCTAAGCCAAGGGATTATTCTTTCAAACTTAACAAAAAAGTTAAAAGGCTTGCTTTAAAATCAGCCCTTTCAACAAAGGTTCAGGAAGAAAAGATTATTGTGCTTGAAGATCTTGCTTTGGCTGAAGTTAAAACAAAAGAAATGGCAAAAATACTTGAAAATATCAAAGCAGGCAAAGCGCTTATCGTTATGGACGGGAACAACAAAAACGTTATGCTTTCAGCAAGGAATATCCCCGACGTTAAAACGGCGGGCGTAAACACAATCAATGTGTATGATTTATTGAAATACAATACTTTAGTATTAACTAAAGACGCTGTTGCGAAAATCGAGGAGGTGTACGCATAA
- the rplW gene encoding 50S ribosomal protein L23 translates to MADLKYYDVILKPVITEASMAILEDKKYTFLVHPKATKSQVKEAVEKMFDGAKVASVNTMNYAGKPKRRGNIWGKTAARKKAIVKLTADSKEIEIFQGM, encoded by the coding sequence ATGGCAGATTTAAAATACTATGACGTTATACTTAAACCTGTTATCACAGAGGCCAGCATGGCTATTTTAGAAGATAAGAAATATACTTTCTTAGTACACCCGAAGGCTACAAAATCACAGGTTAAAGAAGCTGTTGAAAAAATGTTCGACGGAGCGAAAGTGGCTTCCGTTAACACAATGAACTATGCGGGCAAGCCTAAAAGAAGAGGAAATATCTGGGGCAAAACCGCCGCAAGGAAAAAAGCTATCGTTAAGCTTACGGCAGACAGCAAAGAAATCGAAATTTTCCAGGGTATGTAA
- the rplB gene encoding 50S ribosomal protein L2 yields the protein MGIKRYKPYTPSRRHMSVSTFEEITKSTPEKSLVVHIKKNSGRNNQGKLTVRHRGGGAKLKYRIIDFKRNKDNIPAKVIGIEYDPNRTANIALICYADGTKSYILAPVGLSVGDTVMNGEQAEVRTGNALPMRFIPVGANIHNIEMKPGKGGQLVRSAGNVAQLMAKEGKYATVKLPSGEMRLLPIDCRATIGQVGNIDHELVKIGKAGRKRHMGIRPTVRGSVMNPNDHPHGGGEGRAPIGRPSPMTPWGKPALGYKTRKKHKASSKYIIRGRD from the coding sequence ATGGGCATTAAAAGATATAAGCCTTATACACCTTCCAGAAGGCACATGAGTGTGTCTACATTTGAGGAAATTACAAAATCAACTCCTGAAAAATCCTTAGTTGTCCATATTAAGAAAAATTCAGGAAGAAATAACCAAGGTAAATTAACAGTTCGCCACAGGGGCGGCGGCGCTAAACTTAAATACAGGATTATCGACTTCAAAAGGAACAAAGACAATATCCCTGCAAAGGTTATAGGGATTGAATACGATCCTAACAGGACGGCAAACATTGCCCTTATCTGTTATGCAGACGGAACTAAGAGCTATATTCTTGCTCCTGTAGGCCTCAGCGTGGGCGACACAGTAATGAACGGCGAACAGGCCGAAGTGCGCACAGGAAATGCGCTTCCTATGAGATTTATACCTGTAGGCGCAAATATCCACAACATCGAAATGAAACCGGGCAAAGGCGGCCAGCTTGTACGTTCCGCCGGAAATGTTGCTCAGCTTATGGCTAAGGAAGGCAAATATGCCACAGTAAAGCTTCCTTCAGGCGAAATGAGGCTTCTTCCTATCGACTGCCGCGCAACAATCGGCCAGGTTGGAAATATCGACCATGAACTTGTTAAAATCGGTAAAGCCGGAAGGAAACGCCACATGGGCATCAGGCCTACAGTCCGCGGTTCTGTTATGAACCCTAACGACCATCCTCACGGCGGCGGCGAGGGCAGGGCTCCAATCGGACGTCCGTCACCTATGACACCTTGGGGCAAACCGGCTCTCGGCTACAAGACAAGGAAGAAACACAAAGCTTCCAGCAAGTATATTATCCGCGGCAGAGATTAA